ATTGCCATACGTAAAGATGAAACGTATTCATTCAGATGTAATTTTCTTGGCCTTTCTGGAATCTATTAAAATACAttctatttattattttcctcAAAACAACTGTAGCGCCGTGTTAAAAAGATTAAATCTAACTGGCCATACCTGGAAATATAACAATAATGCTTCAATTGACTGGCTACGCGTGCAAATTACGTATGATAACGCTATAATCACTTTTCGATACATCGGAATTATCAGTTGATTAATCctagagggagaaagagaatcAAATCTTTATGGAGCACTGAATTTAATACTTTGTTGTTGTATGatgtaaattgaaaatataaacatgTTATTGCtactttcaaaatatttttgttccTCGGCTCTGAATGAATGAATGATTCAATGTTtacgttaaaaaatgcaaatgaaAACGTAATGTCATTATcttacaataaattaataagcATCGGTGTGCGTAGAATCTgtcaaaagtgaaattaatGTAATTCGCAGGCGAGATGCAGAAATTCGAAGGCGACACCAGAAACGCGCAGACCGGAACCGATGACTACGATCCCGAGGAGCACAGACCTCCAGAGCAGCTCACTACGTGCGCACTTGCCATTTTCAGCGAACTCGATTAATCTCATGTAAAACGTATCATTATGCACGTTTCAATCTTGAATTTGCAGTGGCACCTTCGCCGTATTCATGCACCTCATAAAAGCCGCGATCGGCAGTGGTATATTGTTTTTACCTTACGCTTTTCGAAGAACTGGATATCTCGCGGCTATCTTGTGCAGTATTTTCATCGGGACTATAAGCATTCACACGGCCGTGATAACGGTAAACTATGCACGTCTTACTTCCCCATTCTATTACCTGTTCCTCTAAGTGCACCAAGCTACCGGCTTGAATTTTGACGACCTGAgaaagttcgcgcgcgcgcgcgcgtttagaaaaattcgatcgaaAAGCGCAACACCAGATCGACTGCATAaatatagagaaagagagcgtaAGAACCGAAATATCAGAGTACAAAGAAAGCCGATCCAATCGGCATCCATATCAAGCTTTGTGCGCTTGGCTCAAGGCCCGCTTACGCGCGACTCCTTGAAAccagtttttctttctcttctatacaacgcgtgcgcgcaacatgttatatacctatatctaCAGCGACAGGAGTTCACGTGCCCCTTGCGTCGACTCGCGTGAGTTGCAGGTGCAATGCTGCCAGATCCTGTGCAAGCGGTCGCATGTACCCTCGCTGAATTTCGCCGAGACGGCCGAGGCCTCGTTCAAACTGGGGCCCGAGCCGTTTCGAAAGTACGCCGGCGCCTTCGCCCTCGCCACCAACGTCATCGTCTGTTTCGTCCAGTACGAGACGGCGGTCGTCTACTCGATCTACGTCGCTTCGTCCTTCCAGCAGGTGAGCGTCGATGAGTGGGTACATAAGTAtgttatcattttttttttgcgaggaAAGCTGTCATCGAGATATACATTTTTCGATGGAATTCGAAATTtgcgataaaaaaaacaattaacgTAATGCAGTTGCGCGTTATCTCGACGAgagaaatttcaaataaatagATGCTTGACGTCGTCGGCATTAAACAGAGGTTGACTTATCGATCGATACGCGAGACGAAAATTAGCTTTGTGCCCTATACTTATCAGCGACCACGACGGAATAGTTTGGAAACCGGTATTCGATCGAGTCtccgaaaaaaattttcgcCAACAAGTTCGCAAACTCATAGTAATTTCAAATTGATTTTGGGCTCCGAACGAATAAAAACCTCCGGTTGGGACTCATAAGAAAATTACAGCAGATCCTTAAGTATTAATTTCCATTTAATTTTGGGCCGCGCGgctgaataaaaatttcactCCCCAGTATGTACCGCGCGGTGCAAGAAAATTATATCATTAAACGTACGCCGACGGAATAAACGATGCCTTAAATGGGACTTCAAACAGGTTATGAAATTGCAGAAATAAGTCGAAATTCGGTCTCGATGCTCATGGCGGTATGGAGAATAGCAGGTTGTGTCCTTGGCCGCGAAGGGTTGTGTGCGGATGTGCGCGTTTACCCACGCGCGACCACTGTTCGGCCTCGATCGCTCgtgttgttttcttttttcttcgtattttttttttggagaaTCCCGGAGACCGCGGATTCTCCATCCGTTGGGTTCCTTAAAACCATTGAAATATGCATACCTACAATCTTTTAGGACTTGTTGTTCAGTTCTAGGGAATCCCAAAAAGTTTGTATTCAGTTTCAGTTCCTGAATGGGCCGCTCGTAAAAGTGTAAACAGGAGACGCGGAAGTGTCTGTAGATGGCAGAGACCGAGGTCGTGTTGAGTAACTGTCACGTGAAATGATGCATATTATTGAGAGTAGGgtacttaaaaataaattgccAACCTTAGACTTTGTTATGAATATTAGCTACCATGCTCTAGTTCGAAAATATCGTTGTTGTTGCAAATAAAGTAAAAtctaaaagaataatttaagAGTGACAGCTCGATttctaattaataaaacagtaataaatgattatttaatcaaatttgCATAGCTTCTGCACTATAAGTTTCGTCAAtgatttctctttttttttcttttttttttgatcaAAGAAAATATTAGCCTGGAAAACAATAGCggaaagtttaaaataaattggcatgtattatattattatatgttGCAAATTAAGAGTCGTTTCACCGCTTAAAGTAGCCTTCTATGATGAATTTTATATTGTGGATTTCGAATTTCaaaacagcaaaaaataaGGAAGCGCAGTAGCGTATTATGGAAATCTTACTTTCTTAGCGttatactttttcttttttatttgttttttgatATCACACGTTGGTTTCTTCATAAGATGTCGAATTTTACACTGACTGGCAATTTGATGGAAAGAAACAATAGAAAGTAcaaaagctaaattaaaatgtttaaaaattattcaccGGATATAGTATGTACATACCAGATTCCTCGCATATACGATGATAAGTGCACTGTGTTAACGTAAACATGCTTGGTATTGACAGTCTCTTATTCAGAATATGAATACGCATTTCTGTGTATACAGTATGTGAGAATAGCCAGTATATAAACCAGTATCTGATCGAAATCAACCATTTTTGGACATTCTCGTAGCATTTTTggaataatacattttatatttactgaaacttctattttgtaacctgcctatatatatatctcatCACATGTTTATGTTATACAAATTTGTATAGTAACATTGCATACATTCAAAAGtatgtttaatattttataaaatcatatgTATATGAACCattagtttttattatttgtttttagattcttaaatattttaaagaaatcacttgaaaaaataatgtattcaaaaatatttactcgATTATTCATCTTCATTCAAATGCAAAATGTAACGATCAGTGCATGCttcgttttaaaaatacattgtATCGTGCgtgtttgtttgtttgaaGTTTAACGAATGCTTTAATCATTCTGTCTTCATTCTTAAATACACCGTATTAAACCGCAACTGTTCAAGTGCATTGCAGTAATGGAGAAAGTTAAAGAGTCGTTCGTAATATTCCAGGTTACTATTTTTGTATCGATCCAATTACATCGCTTCTGTTTGGCGACGAAGGTCGACGACAGGATCGTTCCAAAaccatatacctatatatatatatatatatatatatatatatatatatatatatatatattcttttaagcagatttgaattttaataggATGACCAcagctttaataaaatttataaatgaaaGCTTTATCATAGTACATTGATTAGCAATAAAACACATGATTAATATTCATTCTCATGAATTATTAAAGAGAATCGTACAcctataacagaaaaatggaCACCTTCACCTAAAGAGTGATCCTTgacaaacaataaaaattccaAATCTTATCTGGGGCTGCGcatgtagaaataattcataaTTCAATGATTAATTCTCAGGTGTTTGAGTATCTTTCCGGATGGAACCACCAGGACGTGCGAATCTACCTCCTCGTCTTTCTGCCAATATTTTGCGCTCTGTCGCTCATCCCGAACTTCAAGTACCTCGTGCCCTTTACCATAATTGGCTCGATTTGTCTGCTGCTGGGATTTTGCACCACCTTGTACTACATGATAGACCAGTTCCCGTCGCCAAGCCGACTTGAAATGTACACCGACATCGAGCACCTGGCCATCTATTGCAGTGTCTTCCTGTTCGCTGTACACAACATGTCGATGCTCATGCCTCTGGAGAACACGATGCGCCACCCCCGCAGGATGGGACTCGTGTTGGGCGTCTCGATGATCGTCAACGTCATCGTCAACGTGACCTTCGGTTTTCTGGGTTACAATAAGTATCAAAACGCCTGCGACACGGTCATTAAGAATTTGCCGCTCGACGAGTTGTAAGTCTTTTACGATCTTGCaacatcttttttattattaaaaaaagatcgtTGACATTGTATTTGCAATCAATGATAAGAGTGTTTGAAGGCGCATTGAAGATGAGGAAAACGTGAGCTTTAAGGCTTGTTTGATAAATCGGACGTGGTCTATATAATGTGTATCTACAAGCAATGTCAGTCTTATACAAATTAATTGCACTGAACTGGTGCTTATGAAATTCAGTCGTAACTTTTTTTGACGATAgcctatattttattttggagATAAAATTCAATGTAAAGTGTCATAGGTATACGTTTATGAAacgtatttattttgattatgaaactcaTGGATTTCTTATTTCTATTTATCTAGTTATGAAAGGATATTTTTATCGTAAGCTTTTTACTTGCAACGACTCTTTATCTTtatctatataaatattttgatgttGAAAATGGATAAGCTATTCTTTATACGTTTATTCTATTTATAGTTAAAAATGCCTCAAAATCTTCGATATTCTCAGATAGAACAATGATGACGAATTCGTTAGAGTTATTAAATCATTCATCCGATGAAAATGTGTGTTACATTTTATCACGTAGCTATTCACAGTTTCTAACTACGTAAATCATTAAATCATTAAATCATTATAAGGTTGTCGTTTCATCTTTATGTTCCAATGAAGTTTAATTAGGCTGAAAAAACGTTATACAGATGGTTGATAAAGCATATGTCAAATTATGTCAGATGATGAGACCTCGTTGTACTTTGCATCATAAGACTTTAGATGACAATAACAATTATTCGTGGATGTAGAcatctttaatatttttaacatctcctagtttttggaaaaaaatctgGTCGAAATCAATATAGCATTGAAGTGTCAAAgctataaatttttaattcttacCATTTAATTTTGTGATTCATAGAGAGTGAGGAAGCGTACGTGCTTTCGACCTTAGCATTGGCAGTTCATTCGCTTTAATGCACCAGGGATTTCTATTGTTAATTCGAAACTCGTTTTGGTTCACCTTGTTATTGCTTAGCTTGCACACAGTTAATCAAGGATTCTTAATTAAAACTTCCGCATCTTCATGGGTGTCCTCCAATACATGTTAAAAATTGGCCGTTGTAcgtataaacaaaatatttttggaacACTTTCTTTTCAACTGTTAAATATAGTTATTATTGCGATATTTGTTTAATCATTCATCAAAGATACAATTGAGCCAGAAATACACTTATTCACGGAGATGTCTCATGTCTTGGACGCGTATGGACTTTGAAAACAGTAGTTACGCTCTCAATAAAGCGAAGTGACAAATTTTTGGGATTCAAAGCAAGTGCCCCCCCAAAAAAACGTAAAACGTCTTTTGCAATACTTTGCAGGCCCGCGCAGATGGTGAAGGTCGCAGTTTCGCTGTCGGTGCTACTGACGTACGGACTTCAGTATTACGTACCGATCACTATTCTATGGCCGATGATCGCGAAGAGAATAGGTAATAAGCGCGTCTACGAAACATTTTTTCGTCTGGGTGGAGTCATCGCCTGTAGTAAGTTACATTAACTTAGTTATCGTCATTTTTAATGCAGAACAAATGAAAACGATGTTTTGTCGCGTCGAATATgaacttttgtttttaaagCATAAGCCGTAAACCGAAGGATATGACATCAAAAGCTTTTTAATTCACAAGTGGAACAATGAGAACAATTCTCAGtcaaagtaaatttaaattctcATCATTTCATACCAATTACACTCACTCGCGTCAACAGGAATGTTAATTTATCGTTTCCTTCAAAAGTTCCCGAACATTTGCAAAATAATTCGTGGATCCGAGATACGACGAGCGCTGAAAGTTTGAAAAAGTGTCCGTGAAATTGGTCAATCCCCTTTACAATAGAAACCACTATGCGTAGCGAGCAAGTACGTCGTGCGAATAACACATTATTGTTTTGCGAGCAGCTTCGCTGGCCATAGCGTTGCCGCATTTGGCGCAACTACTGGGCTTGTTTGCCGCGCTGAGCATGACAACGGTAATGTTGTTGATTCCCGCGATGATCGAGATCACGACCAAGTGGAACGACCCAGGACGAGCCAGGCATTATCTCATGCTCGTCAAGAATGTCTTCATCCTATTTGTTTGGCTGATGATTATGGTAATGCTCGTTTTACTCGTGTGTACACGCATTAtatttgttgcggaatatgtTAGGTAATAgctttattgtattatttacTTTGTAGAGGTTTggctattaatttttttaggtgTTGAAtgtatatcaaatttttattctttttaatgGCGTTGAAAAGCTTACGCGCATcaagtatatttttaaattgatttatattaattaacaagATTAATCATTCTTCAAAGAACTGCAACCAAAAACCTTTATTTCGTGACTTTCACAAAATACAATTACGTATTTCATGCAAACGTAACGTGAGATTAATCGTTCATAAAGCAacgaaagataataaatttgaataatgaGATTCTTAAGAGTTTATTCATAGCATCTCATAAAATTACGATGAAATTGCAGCTTGAAACTTATTCTGTACcatgaatattttatcaataattaAGTACTTTTGTTAAAGCACAAGGCAAATttagtgataaaaatttgtaaaatacattATGCAAATTCAGATAATTAAAATGTTAGCTATAGCCAAGTTTTGCATACTTAATAAAACGATAgtcattaaataaaaattactaccTTTATGCATTTAagaatttatagaaaataattatccgTTCgagtaataattattaattttaaaatattcatgcACCGGAAATGAAAAGGCCATTTTATATCTTTACCACCCGCCGTGATATGAGTGGGTACAAAAATTGAAAGTAAACGCGATAAATATGAAACAAGCATTATACGCGCGAGAAAAACGCTACCATCATTCGATGAAAATCTGATCGGCGGCACTGCTTTATATCTAACAACTGATTTACTTATACTTCTGATCCCACTAAGCTCTAGCGATGTTATCCGTATACAAGACGATTTTTAAGCGATCGGTTTCTTGAATTCTAAAATATCGCATGATTGACTAAACTAATGCACTTAAGTCTAGTATGCTATTCACATGGTCAGTTCATGAAACTGTCTTATCTATCTCCAGACTTGCTCGGTAAATTCCTAATTTTAAGTCAAGCGTTTATTCAGCGTGATTTTACCTTGCGAATGATTGCTGTGTTTGTCTCTTTGATAATATCAGCCTTGAGAGTCTGAAAGAGAATCCTGCAAAGTAAATATGTGTGGTAAACACAATAAAAGTCATCAATCATTCGTtggtaatattttaatttctgcaaatccttggtatacagtTCAATGTATTTGCTgcgaacatttttttaaaagtatagCTATAACAAACGAATTCTCTACACTAGACATACATATAGACATATGCTGTAAAACTGTCAATTTAAGCAAtatcaaacgaaaaaaaaatcaaaacattcCTACGTGTTTATGCTCGCGTGTTTATGTCAACACGTTCCATGTGTACAGGTTTTCGGTACGATCGAGAACATACGGGATATCTTGCGCGAGTACAGCGGCGCCGAGGATCCTGACGCGGCGATCTGCGGTTAGTCGACTGCAGCTGCGTCACACCACCACCTTCCggcactttctctctctccctctcgcgacTTCGCGAGGCTTCTCGAGCCGCGGCGCCAGCGTAAGGGCCGGTATGTATGCGCGAGAACTACGCAGTTGCCTTTCGGAAGAATTATTGCAGATGCCGCGATTGCGCAACGGGGGAATACGTATACAGGAAGCGCAGGGATTCGCGCTAAATCCGATCTTTCATCGGCGAACTGCAGCAGCGCGTTTCTCGAGTCCTTGCGCGAGGTCTGCATGCAATTATATTACAGCTCTGAGTGTCTGAGTGTCGTGTTTATAATGACGAAGAGGGAGATTTGAAGAGGAAGACGCGGAATGTGCGTGTAaatgtttgcaaaaataataaatttgtagACGCGACGCGTTGATTGTGCGGACGATACCTTTGTCGAGATTGCGTATCTTTTGTATACTGCGGACGAAgctaaatgaaaaatgaaatctcGGGTTTTGTCGAGGATACGCCGTTTTCCTTTCCTTTTACTGCGCCGCAGCTTGTGCTGCGCGAGTATTGAACGAGACTGAAAGTTAGTTTGCAGGATCGTTGGGTCCTTCTGTAATTACTTTTAATGGCTATAGAGAAATTCTCTCGGAGAATGATTTTGCTTAAAGTTTATGCTGCGTCTGTTATACATTTCCAACTTGTTGTGAGGAGTGAAAATCGTGTATTGCTCAACTGCGCTTGTATAAATGAAACAATAAAAGTTATATAACGATTAGATGtccgttcttttttttatgtacaGCTCTCATAACAATTTTTCAGATCTTTTTAATTGCTTTGATATGTGCTTTGTCACGACAGTGCGTTGTGTGGACGTTGTTACACTGCCTTGCTTTGCTTTGCTGGAAAGATTTCTTACACACTATATCGACATGCTAATCGTTTTTCACTAGATGTCGAATAATTGCTGCCTTTTATACAATGTGCAGTTAACTTTTATAGCTTCTAGGCATAGTAGCTTCTGTTTATTAGTTTTATCATTGTTATTGATAAAATTGAGGAAGAATGTAGAAATTGTTCTCTCAACGTTAATTGAACTTTAATTTGTTTCTATAATCCTCGCTAAAAAATCGAACAATGAGCATTATCACAATTTCTACTTATATGAGTTATTTTCTTTCCAGATAAAAACTGTTTCACCTATGAGTACCTACTTGTACCTTCTCATGCTTCTTATAGTTAAAATATGTTTGACCTATCTGTATAACTATCTAAATTTCTTAACGGCGTGAATGAACACGTGCTTGCTCGAGTAAGACTGTCTTGCGAAATGCGTAGGCGTCATAGTATCGAATTGCTGTAACTAATATAAGCGCGTGTAATCTCTTGGTAAACATTTTGCATGCAATTTTTAAGCCGATGCAGCGAAGCATTGCTCAAAGAAAACAGAGAGGACGTAGTAAATACCATACTCTCTGCGCAGTGATAAAAAATGCACGTATCCGTTTGAACTCTGCACGGATCATTGAATTTCCACTAACTCACACGAGATTTCGTAAAATATGTATAACGTTGAAAACCTATAATAACGCATTATGTTCCGAACGCAACCTGTTTACAAACGGGCGAGAATTTAGAAACCGGATTAACTCGACGTGAGTAAGGAAAAAAagttcaattttaattttcagccTTTTATCAAGATTAGGCGTCCCGTTCGGGATTTTTGCTTTATGAGTCATGGAATTAAGGTTTTATTGCGGGTATATGGAACGAAACGATCGGCTTATCACTCGAGTGAAAGGTATGACGTTCATCTTGAGAGACTGTATAAGTGGCTGATAGAAACATTTCTTTGATTAGAGGCGTCTTCTGTAGCGTTGTCTACACTGTTTGTATATAATCTTTGAGAAAGTTGAAATAATATTATGCTTCACGTTTCATCACAAACTACAGCCCAAAGGATGCTTCTAAAATTTCAAAGAAGACATTTTTGCCATCGGCATTTTTCAAACTCATCGGTCCGTATACTCTTGAAAAAcaaagtttttgattttaaaattttttttttgttgaacgTTTAATGCGAAAATAATGGCGAAGATAAGAGTGGTATTCCGTAAAACGAGTTATAAAAGTTTCTAATAGAAGACAGTGTATCGTCGGAAAATCATAAACAAGTTATAAATGAATTTACGAAGAAATCTCCTTGTGTGCAAAGATGGATTAATGCTGTGATACTCGGcgaaaaaaacaagaaatCCTCTCCTTCAACAGAGCTGAGCGCGTGGATTGTTCGCAAAACAATcatttaatctttttttaacgataatCATACGACAAATCCGTTAAACATCTCCGAGGGACTCGCAGAAACAGAGCGAGAAACAGCCGAGCTCTCCAAGATAGACTTTCACGCGAGTACGGGACATGAGTCGGCGCGGAGGGTTCTCTGGCTCGCATCGAACTCTCGGCGCGTGTACAGCACGACGACACGGCATCTCGTTCAGTTTATAAAGTACTTTTATAAGAATGCCGAgctacaacacacacacacacacacacacacagcttcAGCCTCGGTTTCGcgaaacg
The sequence above is a segment of the Nasonia vitripennis strain AsymCx chromosome 3, Nvit_psr_1.1, whole genome shotgun sequence genome. Coding sequences within it:
- the LOC103317950 gene encoding proton-coupled amino acid transporter-like protein CG1139 isoform X2 produces the protein MQKFEGDTRNAQTGTDDYDPEEHRPPEQLTTGTFAVFMHLIKAAIGSGILFLPYAFRRTGYLAAILCSIFIGTISIHTAVITVQCCQILCKRSHVPSLNFAETAEASFKLGPEPFRKYAGAFALATNVIVCFVQYETAVVYSIYVASSFQQVFEYLSGWNHQDVRIYLLVFLPIFCALSLIPNFKYLVPFTIIGSICLLLGFCTTLYYMIDQFPSPSRLEMYTDIEHLAIYCSVFLFAVHNMSMLMPLENTMRHPRRMGLVLGVSMIVNVIVNVTFGFLGYNKYQNACDTVIKNLPLDELPAQMVKVAVSLSVLLTYGLQYYVPITILWPMIAKRIGNKRVYETFFRLGGVIACT
- the LOC103317950 gene encoding proton-coupled amino acid transporter-like protein pathetic isoform X1 — encoded protein: MQKFEGDTRNAQTGTDDYDPEEHRPPEQLTTGTFAVFMHLIKAAIGSGILFLPYAFRRTGYLAAILCSIFIGTISIHTAVITVQCCQILCKRSHVPSLNFAETAEASFKLGPEPFRKYAGAFALATNVIVCFVQYETAVVYSIYVASSFQQVFEYLSGWNHQDVRIYLLVFLPIFCALSLIPNFKYLVPFTIIGSICLLLGFCTTLYYMIDQFPSPSRLEMYTDIEHLAIYCSVFLFAVHNMSMLMPLENTMRHPRRMGLVLGVSMIVNVIVNVTFGFLGYNKYQNACDTVIKNLPLDELPAQMVKVAVSLSVLLTYGLQYYVPITILWPMIAKRIGNKRVYETFFRLGGVIACTSLAIALPHLAQLLGLFAALSMTTVMLLIPAMIEITTKWNDPGRARHYLMLVKNVFILFVWLMIMVFGTIENIRDILREYSGAEDPDAAICG